From the Sphingomonas phyllosphaerae 5.2 genome, one window contains:
- a CDS encoding type 1 glutamine amidotransferase has protein sequence MRKFLVAQSETPDEREARRARTGQSSGETYADTLRELDAAADIEICQPADADSPVFTPDELACFDAVFLTGSPLHVYDDSPEVRRQLAFMRAVFASGTPSFGSCAGLQVAVVAAGGSVRKMPARMEAGLSRRIVATSAGREHPLLAGRPTTWDAPAIHGDEVATLPDGATRLAGNDVTQVQAAEIRFDKGVFWGVQYHPELSLEEIAIALRRQAPDLVEAGLADDEREVEERADVMEALHHAPQRRSLRWRLGVDGELADQDGRRREIVNFLSALPTIDRRGAR, from the coding sequence GTGCGCAAGTTCCTCGTCGCCCAGAGCGAAACCCCCGACGAGCGCGAAGCGCGGCGCGCGCGCACCGGTCAAAGCTCGGGCGAGACCTATGCCGACACGTTGCGCGAACTCGACGCCGCGGCCGACATCGAGATCTGTCAGCCCGCGGACGCGGACTCTCCGGTGTTCACCCCCGACGAACTGGCGTGCTTCGACGCGGTGTTCCTTACCGGCTCGCCGCTGCACGTCTATGACGACAGCCCGGAAGTGCGGCGGCAGTTGGCGTTCATGCGCGCGGTGTTCGCGTCCGGCACGCCGTCGTTCGGGTCGTGTGCGGGGTTGCAGGTGGCGGTAGTGGCCGCGGGCGGCAGCGTCCGCAAGATGCCGGCGCGGATGGAGGCGGGCCTTTCGCGGCGGATCGTCGCGACATCGGCAGGTCGCGAGCATCCGCTGCTTGCCGGGCGGCCGACGACGTGGGACGCCCCGGCGATCCATGGCGACGAGGTGGCGACACTTCCCGACGGCGCGACGCGACTGGCCGGTAACGACGTGACGCAGGTGCAGGCGGCGGAGATCCGTTTCGACAAGGGGGTGTTCTGGGGCGTGCAATATCACCCCGAGCTGTCGCTGGAGGAGATCGCGATCGCGCTGCGGCGGCAGGCCCCTGATCTGGTCGAGGCGGGGCTGGCGGACGACGAGCGCGAAGTCGAGGAACGCGCCGACGTCATGGAGGCGTTGCATCATGCGCCGCAGCGGCGATCGCTGCGCTGGCGGTTGGGGGTGGATGGCGAACTGGCTGATCAGGACGGGCGGCGGCGCGAGATCGTCAATTTTCTATCGGCCTTGCCGACGATCGACCGGCGCGGCGCGCGCTAG
- a CDS encoding efflux RND transporter periplasmic adaptor subunit, translating to MTYQGGEMQGEQLVIEDRSPQRRRRWLLIGGIVLLLVAAGAWFVTHKKSADAAPPSAADQAPAVTVIVPGAQSVARTVSATGTLAATREMPVGVAGEGGMVSRVLVEPGQWVGAGQVLATIDRSVQVQTAESLAAQINVARSDLTLAQSELERAQSLVDRGFISKADVQRRIATRDAARARLQVAQATLSEQRARNARLDIRAPAAGLILTRGVEPGQIVSSGTGMLFRMAKGGEMEMRAQLSEGDLQAVRVGSPARVVPVGDTRAFPGSVWQVAPVIDPQTRQGIARIKLSYDPALRPGGFASATITAGGAQQPELPQSALLSDDRGNYVYIVDAQNKAQRRAVTLGGVADERVAIASGLTGDERVVQSAGAFLNPGQTVRPQRAKATAPVAAR from the coding sequence ATGACGTATCAGGGTGGGGAGATGCAGGGCGAGCAGCTGGTGATCGAGGATCGATCGCCGCAGCGGCGTCGCCGCTGGCTGTTGATCGGCGGCATCGTGTTGCTGCTGGTCGCCGCCGGTGCCTGGTTCGTCACCCACAAAAAATCCGCCGATGCCGCGCCTCCCAGCGCCGCGGATCAGGCGCCAGCCGTCACCGTGATCGTACCCGGCGCACAATCGGTCGCGCGCACGGTCAGCGCGACCGGGACGCTCGCTGCCACGCGTGAGATGCCGGTCGGCGTCGCGGGTGAGGGCGGGATGGTCAGCCGCGTGCTGGTCGAGCCCGGGCAGTGGGTCGGCGCCGGTCAGGTACTGGCGACGATCGATCGATCGGTTCAGGTGCAGACCGCCGAATCGCTGGCGGCACAGATCAACGTCGCCCGCTCCGACCTGACGCTGGCGCAATCCGAGCTGGAACGCGCGCAGAGCCTGGTCGACCGCGGCTTCATCTCCAAGGCCGACGTGCAGCGCCGGATCGCGACCCGCGATGCCGCGCGCGCGCGTTTGCAGGTAGCGCAGGCGACCTTGTCTGAGCAGCGCGCGCGCAATGCGCGGCTCGACATACGCGCGCCCGCCGCCGGGCTGATCCTGACGCGCGGCGTCGAGCCGGGGCAGATCGTCAGTTCGGGCACCGGCATGCTGTTCCGCATGGCCAAGGGTGGCGAGATGGAGATGCGCGCGCAATTGTCCGAGGGTGACCTTCAGGCAGTGCGGGTCGGGTCGCCCGCCCGCGTCGTCCCGGTCGGCGACACGCGCGCCTTCCCGGGCAGCGTGTGGCAGGTCGCGCCGGTGATCGATCCGCAGACGCGGCAGGGCATCGCGCGCATCAAGCTGTCCTACGATCCGGCACTGCGCCCCGGCGGCTTCGCCTCGGCGACGATCACCGCCGGCGGCGCGCAGCAGCCCGAATTGCCGCAGTCCGCGCTGTTGAGCGACGATCGTGGCAATTACGTCTATATCGTCGATGCGCAGAACAAGGCGCAGCGTCGCGCGGTGACGCTGGGCGGCGTCGCGGACGAACGCGTGGCGATCGCCAGCGGGCTGACCGGCGACGAGCGCGTCGTGCAATCGGCAGGCGCCTTCCTGAACCCCGGCCAGACGGTGCGACCGCAGCGTGCCAAGGCGACCGCGCCGGTAGCGGCGCGGTAA
- a CDS encoding SMP-30/gluconolactonase/LRE family protein, with product MMRVGADGPGRRAVLGGLAGAMLTGFAADAFAARVRRLTPAFDRIVAPGTPVEVIATGIKWAEGPLWVPQGGGYLLFSDPPANIVRRWSRSKGTATFLSPSGAPGADPAIYREPGANGLALDHGGRLLIANSGGRSIDRVDLTNKRRTVLVDRYKGKRFNSPNDMHVARDGAIWFTDPPYGLKGEDASPAREQGINGVYRWREGGEAVLIDGSLSRPNGIALSPDERRLYVTVSDGADPRVMAYDLGRDGMPTASRVLVSAKAAHDAGKPGLPDGMKVARDGTLVCSMPGGIAFLTPEGEPIGMIETNVSAANAAFGEGGRALFLTASDRVLRVALRPGWQG from the coding sequence ATGATGCGCGTGGGAGCGGATGGGCCGGGGCGGCGAGCGGTGCTGGGTGGCCTGGCAGGGGCGATGCTGACGGGGTTTGCTGCCGATGCCTTCGCGGCGCGGGTGAGGCGGCTGACGCCCGCCTTCGACCGGATCGTCGCGCCGGGTACGCCGGTGGAGGTGATCGCGACCGGCATCAAATGGGCGGAGGGTCCGCTGTGGGTGCCGCAGGGCGGCGGTTATCTGCTGTTCTCGGATCCGCCCGCCAATATCGTCCGGCGCTGGTCGCGGTCCAAGGGGACAGCGACGTTCCTGTCGCCGTCCGGGGCGCCCGGCGCCGACCCGGCGATCTATCGCGAGCCGGGTGCGAACGGACTGGCGCTCGATCATGGCGGGCGCTTGCTGATCGCGAACAGCGGCGGCCGCTCGATCGATCGCGTCGACCTGACGAACAAGCGCCGTACGGTGCTGGTCGACCGCTACAAGGGGAAGCGGTTCAACAGTCCCAACGACATGCATGTCGCCCGTGACGGCGCGATCTGGTTCACCGACCCACCCTATGGCCTGAAGGGCGAGGACGCCTCCCCGGCGCGTGAGCAAGGCATCAACGGCGTCTATCGCTGGCGCGAGGGCGGCGAAGCGGTGCTGATCGACGGCTCGCTGTCGCGCCCGAACGGTATCGCGCTGTCACCCGACGAGCGGCGGCTTTACGTTACGGTGTCCGACGGCGCCGATCCGCGCGTGATGGCGTACGATCTGGGCCGCGACGGTATGCCCACCGCGTCGCGGGTGCTGGTATCGGCCAAGGCGGCGCATGATGCGGGCAAGCCGGGGCTGCCTGACGGGATGAAGGTGGCGCGCGACGGCACGCTCGTCTGTTCGATGCCGGGCGGGATCGCATTCCTGACGCCGGAGGGCGAGCCGATCGGGATGATCGAGACGAACGTGTCGGCCGCCAATGCCGCGTTCGGGGAAGGCGGTCGCGCGCTGTTCCTCACCGCGTCGGATCGCGTGCTGCGGGTGGCGCTGCGCCCTGGCTGGCAGGGGTGA
- a CDS encoding efflux RND transporter permease subunit: protein MGFRNISAWSIRNPVPSIVLFLMLTVAGIVSFARMDINEQPDIDFPIVSIDITQPGAAPSELETQVTQRVEAAVRSLEGIDEIQSFVSEGTSTTIVQLDIGTPIDRAVNEARDAITQIRGNLPEGILEPQVARVKINDNDLGSYTAVGTDMTLEQLSWYIDNTVTKELMSVPGIGGVTRNGGVSREIRVILDPARLAAQGLTASQINAQLRQVNLNAPGGRAEIAGAEQSVRVLGNARTAYDLGQLQINVGNGRTVRLSDVATVRDLYAEQRSAASVDGRQALSFDFTRAKGASDVTVFREAKAKLEALEKRNPQVRFKMRLDGSKYPLEQFNSAIDAMIEGAILAVIVVFLFLRDWRATIISALAIPLSAIPAFWFMDLMGFTLNNMTMLALSLVAGVLVDDAIVEIENIVRHMRMGKSAYQASIDAADEIGLAVLATTMAIVAVFLPVGLMPGIAGQFFKNFGLTVVAAVLMSLAVARLITPMVAAYFLKAGGHVEHGGGPLLNGYQRLLVWTLDGTAAARARAKGGMHRVLGYWRDHRLWMIGAGVAAFVATIAMFATSAMTFQPARDMPRSTVTITMPPGSTLQTTQAVVDQVYALLRRQPEVESVYTRTLVGSGRVTAQLREKREATSTEFERALAPELAKIPDARVNFQSQFGWGDNNRDVSITLGGDDPVVLRQAADRLVKEMGTVPGLLAPRIAGDLNRPEIIIKPRLDLAASLGVTTAALSNAIRIATIGDIDQNSARFSLNDRQIPIRVALEQSSRSRLATIQNLPVQTLTGGSVPLSLVAEIGFGSGPTRIQRINQQRQLTIGADLSPGQTISTMLPRVKQLPAMKTLPLGVGELNVGQAKWQMEMLQNFIVAVTAGVFLVFSVLVLLYRRLLPPLVNMASLTLAPLGGLIALRLTGNPLSMPVFIGLLMLLGIVAKNSILLIDFALEEMQAGVPSYDAIVDAGHKRAQPIVMTTVAMVAGMVPTALSLSGDGASRAPMGIVVIGGLIVSTVLTLLIVPAAFSLAIGVERRVGPWLGRRLLTYRPGDDGALIDHAPQDAIGAPHGRIPFRGEGSHPAE, encoded by the coding sequence ATGGGCTTTCGCAACATTTCCGCCTGGTCGATCCGCAACCCGGTGCCGTCGATCGTCCTGTTCCTGATGCTGACGGTCGCGGGGATCGTCAGCTTCGCGCGGATGGACATCAACGAACAGCCCGACATCGACTTCCCGATCGTGTCGATCGACATCACCCAGCCCGGCGCCGCGCCCAGTGAGCTGGAGACGCAGGTGACGCAGCGCGTCGAGGCGGCGGTGCGATCGCTGGAAGGGATCGACGAAATCCAGTCGTTCGTGTCCGAGGGCACGTCGACCACGATCGTCCAGCTCGACATCGGCACCCCGATCGACCGCGCCGTCAACGAGGCGCGCGATGCGATCACGCAGATCCGCGGCAACCTGCCTGAGGGAATCCTCGAGCCGCAGGTCGCGCGGGTGAAGATCAACGACAATGATCTGGGCAGCTACACCGCGGTGGGCACCGACATGACGCTGGAACAGCTCAGCTGGTACATCGACAATACGGTGACCAAGGAATTGATGTCGGTTCCCGGCATCGGCGGGGTGACGCGCAACGGCGGGGTCAGTCGCGAGATCCGCGTGATCCTCGATCCCGCACGGCTTGCCGCGCAGGGGCTGACCGCCAGCCAGATCAACGCGCAGTTGCGGCAGGTGAACCTCAACGCGCCCGGCGGCCGTGCCGAGATCGCGGGCGCCGAGCAGTCGGTGCGCGTGCTGGGCAATGCCCGCACCGCCTACGATCTGGGCCAGTTGCAGATCAACGTCGGCAATGGCCGCACCGTCCGCCTGTCCGATGTGGCGACGGTGCGCGATCTCTATGCCGAACAGCGCTCCGCCGCCTCGGTGGACGGGCGACAGGCATTGTCGTTCGACTTCACGCGCGCCAAGGGTGCGTCGGATGTCACCGTCTTCCGCGAGGCGAAGGCGAAGCTGGAGGCGCTGGAGAAGCGCAACCCGCAGGTGCGCTTCAAGATGCGGCTCGACGGGTCGAAATATCCGCTCGAGCAGTTCAATTCCGCGATCGACGCGATGATCGAGGGCGCGATCCTCGCGGTGATCGTCGTCTTCCTGTTCCTGCGCGACTGGCGCGCGACGATCATCTCGGCGCTGGCGATCCCGCTCTCGGCGATCCCGGCGTTCTGGTTCATGGACCTGATGGGTTTCACGCTCAACAACATGACCATGCTGGCGCTCAGCCTGGTGGCGGGCGTGCTGGTCGACGATGCGATCGTGGAGATCGAGAACATCGTCCGCCACATGCGCATGGGCAAGAGCGCGTATCAGGCTTCGATCGACGCCGCCGACGAGATCGGCCTGGCGGTGCTGGCGACGACGATGGCGATCGTCGCGGTGTTCCTGCCGGTCGGGCTGATGCCGGGCATCGCCGGGCAGTTCTTCAAGAATTTCGGCCTGACGGTGGTCGCCGCGGTGCTGATGAGCCTGGCGGTGGCGCGGCTGATCACCCCGATGGTCGCGGCCTATTTCCTCAAGGCCGGCGGGCATGTCGAGCATGGCGGCGGGCCGCTGCTCAACGGGTATCAGCGCCTGCTGGTCTGGACGCTGGACGGGACCGCCGCGGCGCGTGCCCGCGCCAAGGGCGGGATGCACCGCGTGCTGGGCTATTGGCGCGATCATCGGCTGTGGATGATCGGGGCCGGGGTGGCGGCGTTCGTCGCGACCATCGCCATGTTCGCCACCTCCGCGATGACCTTCCAGCCGGCGCGCGACATGCCGCGTTCGACGGTCACGATCACGATGCCGCCCGGCAGCACATTGCAGACGACGCAGGCGGTGGTCGACCAGGTCTATGCGCTGCTGCGCCGCCAGCCGGAGGTGGAGAGCGTCTACACCCGCACGCTGGTCGGATCGGGCCGCGTCACCGCGCAGCTTCGCGAGAAGCGCGAGGCGACCTCGACCGAGTTCGAGCGTGCGCTGGCGCCCGAGCTGGCGAAGATCCCGGATGCGCGCGTCAACTTTCAGTCGCAATTCGGCTGGGGCGACAACAATCGCGACGTCTCGATTACGCTCGGCGGCGACGATCCGGTCGTCTTGCGGCAGGCGGCGGACCGGCTGGTCAAGGAAATGGGGACGGTCCCCGGCCTGCTGGCGCCACGTATCGCCGGCGATCTCAACCGCCCGGAGATCATCATCAAGCCGCGGCTCGATCTCGCCGCCAGCCTGGGGGTGACCACCGCCGCGCTGTCGAACGCGATCCGCATCGCGACGATCGGCGACATCGACCAGAACAGCGCGCGCTTCTCGCTGAACGACCGCCAGATCCCGATCCGCGTCGCGCTGGAACAGAGCTCGCGCTCGCGGCTGGCGACGATCCAGAACCTGCCGGTGCAGACGCTGACCGGCGGTTCGGTGCCGTTGAGCCTGGTCGCCGAGATCGGCTTCGGTTCCGGGCCGACCCGCATCCAGCGTATCAACCAGCAGCGCCAGCTGACGATCGGCGCCGATCTGAGCCCCGGCCAGACGATCAGCACGATGCTGCCCCGGGTCAAGCAGTTGCCGGCGATGAAGACGCTGCCGCTGGGCGTCGGGGAGCTGAACGTCGGCCAGGCGAAGTGGCAGATGGAGATGCTGCAGAACTTCATCGTCGCGGTCACCGCGGGCGTGTTCCTGGTCTTCTCCGTCCTGGTGCTGCTGTATCGCCGCCTGTTGCCACCGCTCGTCAACATGGCGTCGCTGACGCTGGCGCCGCTGGGCGGGTTGATCGCGCTGCGGCTGACCGGCAATCCGCTGTCGATGCCGGTCTTCATCGGGCTGCTGATGCTGCTGGGCATCGTCGCGAAGAACTCGATCCTGCTGATCGACTTCGCGCTGGAGGAGATGCAGGCCGGCGTTCCGTCCTACGATGCGATCGTCGACGCCGGGCACAAGCGTGCGCAGCCAATCGTGATGACGACGGTCGCGATGGTCGCGGGCATGGTGCCGACCGCGCTGTCGCTGTCGGGCGACGGGGCATCGCGCGCGCCGATGGGGATCGTCGTGATCGGCGGGCTGATCGTGTCGACCGTGCTCACGCTGTTGATCGTGCCGGCGGCGTTCTCGCTCGCGATCGGGGTGGAGCGGCGCGTTGGGCCGTGGCTCGGCCGGCGCCTGCTCACCTATCGCCCCGGCGACGATGGTGCGCTGATCGATCATGCGCCGCAGGATGCGATCGGCGCGCCGCATGGGCGGATCCCGTTCCGCGGCGAGGGTTCGCATCCCGCGGAGTGA
- the mnmA gene encoding tRNA 2-thiouridine(34) synthase MnmA, whose protein sequence is MDSGEFQLAPGARRIVVAMSGGVDSSVVAALAARSGAEVIGVTLQLYDHGEATKRAGACCAGRDIRDARAVCDKLGIAHYVFDHESSFRANVIDRFADEYLAGRTPIPCVQCNMGPKFTDLLALARDLGADCLATGHYVRRVEGAAGAELHRAADPARDQSYFLFGTTQAQLDFLRFPLGGLPKPRVRELAAELALLVADKPDSQDICFVPDGDYASLVRKLRPEAAAGGDIVDLSGQKLGEHRGLVHYTVGQRRGLEIGGSAEPLYVVRLEAEAQRVVVGPRAALAVAAARLDGMNVLGPLDGALTAKVRSMARPVPARMIGDRLVFEAPEYGVAPGQAAVLYAGDRVLGGGWIAATEPALAAA, encoded by the coding sequence ATGGACAGCGGTGAATTCCAGCTCGCGCCCGGCGCGCGGCGCATCGTCGTGGCGATGTCGGGCGGGGTCGACAGTTCGGTCGTCGCCGCGCTCGCGGCGCGTAGCGGCGCCGAGGTGATCGGCGTCACGCTCCAGCTCTACGATCATGGCGAGGCCACCAAGCGCGCCGGCGCGTGCTGCGCCGGTCGCGACATCCGCGACGCGCGCGCGGTGTGCGACAAGCTGGGCATCGCGCATTATGTCTTCGACCACGAAAGCAGCTTCCGTGCGAACGTGATCGATCGCTTCGCCGACGAATATCTCGCCGGACGCACCCCGATCCCGTGCGTCCAGTGCAACATGGGACCGAAGTTCACCGACCTGCTCGCGCTCGCCCGCGATCTCGGTGCGGACTGCCTCGCCACCGGACATTACGTCCGCCGAGTGGAGGGCGCGGCCGGCGCAGAATTGCACCGCGCCGCCGATCCTGCGCGCGACCAGAGCTATTTCCTGTTCGGGACCACGCAGGCGCAGCTCGATTTCCTGCGCTTCCCGCTCGGCGGGCTGCCCAAACCGCGCGTCCGCGAGCTCGCCGCCGAACTGGCGCTGCTCGTCGCCGACAAGCCGGACAGCCAGGACATCTGCTTCGTCCCCGACGGCGACTACGCCTCGCTGGTCAGGAAGCTGCGCCCCGAAGCCGCGGCCGGCGGCGATATCGTCGATCTTTCGGGACAAAAGCTCGGCGAGCATCGCGGGCTCGTCCATTATACCGTCGGGCAGCGGCGTGGGCTGGAGATCGGCGGCAGCGCCGAGCCGCTCTACGTCGTGCGGCTGGAGGCGGAGGCGCAGCGCGTCGTCGTGGGGCCCCGCGCCGCGCTTGCGGTCGCGGCGGCGCGGCTCGACGGGATGAACGTGCTCGGCCCGCTGGACGGCGCGCTCACCGCCAAGGTCCGCTCGATGGCCCGGCCTGTCCCGGCGCGGATGATCGGCGACCGGCTGGTGTTCGAGGCGCCGGAATATGGCGTCGCGCCGGGCCAGGCCGCGGTGCTCTACGCCGGCGACCGCGTGCTCGGCGGCGGCTGGATCGCGGCAACCGAACCCGCCCTCGCCGCCGCCTGA
- a CDS encoding DUF1153 domain-containing protein: protein MIEQHNTVRPAKVIGPLGEPLTLDSLPPSSTTRWVVRRKAEVVAAVNGGLLSVDDVCARYGLTVEEFAGWQRAIDRSGMPGLRVTRIQHYKSLYERQQKF from the coding sequence ATGATTGAACAACACAACACTGTCCGTCCCGCCAAGGTCATCGGTCCGCTCGGCGAACCGCTGACGCTGGATTCGCTGCCGCCGTCCAGCACCACGCGCTGGGTCGTCCGTCGAAAGGCCGAGGTCGTCGCCGCCGTCAACGGCGGGCTGCTGAGCGTCGACGACGTCTGCGCGCGATATGGCCTGACGGTCGAGGAGTTCGCCGGCTGGCAACGCGCGATCGATCGGTCGGGTATGCCGGGGCTGCGGGTGACGCGGATCCAGCATTACAAGTCGCTATACGAGCGACAGCAGAAGTTCTGA
- a CDS encoding DUF2256 domain-containing protein: protein MAHRKPHLPEKICASCHRPFAWRKKWARDWEAVKYCSDRCRGIGERPA from the coding sequence ATGGCGCACAGGAAACCGCATCTCCCGGAGAAAATCTGCGCAAGCTGCCACCGTCCGTTCGCGTGGCGCAAGAAATGGGCCCGTGACTGGGAGGCGGTGAAATATTGCTCCGACCGCTGCCGCGGCATCGGCGAGCGACCCGCCTAG
- a CDS encoding GlsB/YeaQ/YmgE family stress response membrane protein, which yields MGIILWLIIGGVIGWLASMIMRTDAQQGIFLNIIVGIVGAFIGGLVFSGGSINNQPLTIYSFLVSLLGAVVLLAIVNLARRGRVR from the coding sequence ATGGGTATCATTCTGTGGCTCATTATCGGTGGTGTCATCGGCTGGCTGGCCAGCATGATCATGCGCACCGACGCACAGCAGGGCATCTTCCTGAACATCATCGTCGGCATCGTCGGCGCGTTCATCGGCGGGCTGGTCTTCTCGGGCGGGTCGATCAATAATCAGCCGCTGACGATTTACTCGTTCCTGGTTTCGCTGCTGGGTGCAGTGGTCCTGCTGGCAATCGTCAATCTGGCGCGCCGCGGCCGCGTGCGCTGA
- a CDS encoding SIMPL domain-containing protein, with amino-acid sequence MNRMLSGMALILGSAAALPAAAQVALPMATVVPDGTVLDVNATGRVSRTPDLATITAGVVTQAPAAAAALSDNARRMDAVVKALKAAGIAARDLSTSNVGLSPQYRYAEKQPPVITGYQASNSVAIRFRDIGRSGAVLDALVRAGANQIDGPNLSLSDPEAALDEARTQAITKARARAELYAKAAGLTVARIVAIGEAGENGGDRPRPMPMMRASMAQADAETTVLAGETDVTAAVNVRFLLK; translated from the coding sequence ATGAATCGAATGCTGTCCGGCATGGCGCTGATCCTGGGAAGCGCCGCCGCGCTGCCGGCCGCTGCGCAGGTCGCGCTGCCGATGGCAACCGTCGTTCCCGATGGAACGGTGCTGGACGTCAACGCCACCGGCCGCGTCTCCCGAACGCCGGATCTGGCGACGATCACCGCCGGCGTCGTCACGCAGGCGCCCGCCGCGGCCGCCGCCTTGTCCGACAACGCCCGGCGCATGGATGCCGTCGTCAAGGCATTGAAAGCGGCGGGCATCGCCGCGCGCGACCTGTCGACCAGCAACGTCGGCCTTTCTCCGCAATATCGCTATGCCGAAAAGCAGCCGCCGGTCATCACGGGGTATCAGGCGAGCAATTCGGTGGCGATCCGCTTCCGCGACATCGGGCGGTCTGGCGCCGTGCTCGACGCGCTGGTGCGCGCGGGCGCCAACCAGATCGACGGTCCCAATCTGTCGCTGTCCGATCCGGAGGCGGCGCTCGACGAGGCGCGGACCCAGGCGATCACCAAGGCGCGTGCGCGTGCCGAACTCTATGCGAAGGCCGCAGGGCTTACGGTCGCGCGGATCGTCGCGATCGGCGAGGCCGGGGAAAATGGCGGCGATCGGCCGCGCCCGATGCCGATGATGCGCGCCAGCATGGCGCAGGCGGACGCCGAGACGACGGTATTGGCCGGAGAGACCGACGTCACCGCGGCGGTAAACGTTCGCTTCCTGCTGAAATAA